Proteins encoded within one genomic window of Hevea brasiliensis isolate MT/VB/25A 57/8 chromosome 8, ASM3005281v1, whole genome shotgun sequence:
- the LOC131182158 gene encoding receptor-like protein 46: MDLSSNKLSGQVPTTFPLGIKVLVLSQNEFSHVLPQNLSNFNQLYYLDLRGNNIGGEIPDSLGGLKNLKSVNLSQNKFFGRIPLSFGDLESLESLDLSHNNLFGEIPYTLANLFELSYLDLSKNKLEGCIPGGP; the protein is encoded by the exons ATGGATCTTTCATCCAATAAACTATCTGGTCAGGTCCCTACGACTTTTCCTTTGGGCATAAAAGTGCTTGTGTTAAGCCAAAATGAGTTTTCTCATGTCTTGCCTCAAAACCTCTCAAATTTCAACCAGCTTTATTACCTTGATCTCCGTGGCAACAACATTGGAG GTGAAATTCCTGACAGTTTAGGTGGATTGAAAAATTTGAAGTCAGTGAACTTATCACAAAACAAATTCTTTGGAAGAATACCTTTGAGTTTTGGTGATTTGGAAAGCTTAGAAAGCTTGGATTTATCACACAACAATCTCTTTGGTGAAATTCCTTACAcattggcaaatctctttgagcTGAGTTACTTAGACTTGAGTAAAAATAAATTGGAGGGTTGCATACCAGGTGGTCCTTAG